TGGGCAGAGGGTGATTGGGGAATGGACGAGTTCGAGGAGCGCCATGTGTACACCTTGCAGGATCCCAGGACAATGAAGGACGGGGACTTCCGCGCCGTCTATGAGTGACGTCATCCAAGTGTTCGAGCACACCACGCTCCCGGTGGGAGGGCAGTTCACGTCCACCCGCTTTGCCCGCCTCGTGCAATACAACGAACGTCACGGGAACCGCTTCTTTGACGTCGGTCACAACCGTATCCATTTCCGGAACTGTGTCGGCGTCATCCAGGTCGGCAATCTGACCATTGAGATCCTGCCCAAGGCCGACAAGACGCCGGATTCGCCCGCTCAGAAGCGGAAATGGCAGCGTGCTCTGGTCGAGATGCTGCGACAGTCAGGCTTCATTCGATTGGCCTCGGTGTCAGACGCCAGACTGAGGCTGCGCGCATCCTCGCTACTGGACATCTACTTCGAGTCATTTCTAGCGGAGGTCGAGGATCTCGTGCACCACGGACTGGTCCGAAAGTATCGCCAGACCCGCGGGAATCTCCCTGCCCTGAAGGGGCGCATCCTCTTTCAACAGCATCTCTCCCAGAACCTCGTCCACCGGGAACGGTTCTTCACTGAGCACGTATTCTATGACCGCAACAACCGGTTCAACCAGGTCCTGCGCGTCGCCTTGGATGTGCTTGCTCGGGTGTCCGCCAACCCTCACCTGGTTGCCCTCGCACGCAGCCTCTCGATGACCTTCCAAGACGTGGATGACATTGCTGTGAGCGAACGGACTTTCACCCGGCTTCCTCACACGCGAAACACGGAACGCTACCGCCGGGCGCTGCAACTCGCCCGCCTGATCATCTTGAACTACAGCCCGGACGTTCGAAGCGGCAGAGAGGATGTCCTGGCGATCCTGTTCGACATGAACTGCCTGTTTGAACGCTTTATCTATGCCCAACTGAAAAGAGCGGAGGCGAGGCAGCCCTCACACAAGATCACATTCAAAGCCCAGGTGTCCCGCCGTTTCTGGATGGCGGAACGTATGCAGATGTCGGTCCGTCCGGACATCATTGCTCAGCTCAGCATTGGCTCCGTACATGAGAGGATTGTCCTGGACACGAAATGGAAGATTCCGGGCGGCGGCAGGTCCGGTGATTCCGATCTGCACCAGATGCACTCGTACAACGTCCAGCTCGGAGCTCAGCGCAGTATTCT
This genomic stretch from Candidatus Auribacterota bacterium harbors:
- a CDS encoding restriction endonuclease encodes the protein MFEHTTLPVGGQFTSTRFARLVQYNERHGNRFFDVGHNRIHFRNCVGVIQVGNLTIEILPKADKTPDSPAQKRKWQRALVEMLRQSGFIRLASVSDARLRLRASSLLDIYFESFLAEVEDLVHHGLVRKYRQTRGNLPALKGRILFQQHLSQNLVHRERFFTEHVFYDRNNRFNQVLRVALDVLARVSANPHLVALARSLSMTFQDVDDIAVSERTFTRLPHTRNTERYRRALQLARLIILNYSPDVRSGREDVLAILFDMNCLFERFIYAQLKRAEARQPSHKITFKAQVSRRFWMAERMQMSVRPDIIAQLSIGSVHERIVLDTKWKIPGGGRSGDSDLHQMHSYNVQLGAQRSILLYPRVSAQRDVEGTFAQAAPPLEAFAHYCGMMFVELFDGEKLRRDLGDDLITRLAAHA